A stretch of the Bacillus anthracis str. Vollum genome encodes the following:
- a CDS encoding homoserine dehydrogenase has translation MKEIQVGLLGLGTVGSGVVRIITDHQERLIHQVGCPVKVTKVLVQNIEKEREVEVPSTLLTQDAHEILDNPNIDVVIEVMGGIDDAKAYILQALQSGKHVVTANKDLMALHGAELLAVAKDNKADLFYEASVAGGIPILRSIVEGLSSDLITKVMGIVNGTTNFILTKMSDEGRAYNDVLKEAQQLGFAEADPTSDVEGLDAARKMTILATLGFSTNVELGDVKVKGITSITEEDIEYSKSLGYTIKLIGLAKRDGEKLEVTVEPTLLPNTHPLAAVQNEYNAVYVYGEAVGETMFYGPGAGSLPTATAVVSDLVAVMQNIRLGVTGNSAVVPQYQKVLKEPDEIVVFAKITSLFSERGVSFEKIIQMPLEEKGKAEIVIVTHRASLADYDYILHTLQGYEEIDCLKANYRIEGDAK, from the coding sequence ATGAAAGAAATTCAAGTTGGTTTATTAGGTCTTGGGACGGTTGGTAGCGGTGTAGTTCGTATCATTACAGATCATCAAGAGCGACTTATACACCAAGTAGGTTGTCCTGTGAAAGTAACGAAAGTACTAGTGCAAAATATTGAAAAAGAGAGAGAAGTAGAGGTACCCTCTACTCTATTAACACAAGATGCACATGAAATTTTAGATAATCCAAATATTGACGTTGTCATCGAAGTAATGGGTGGCATTGATGATGCAAAAGCATATATTCTGCAAGCTTTACAAAGTGGGAAGCACGTTGTGACTGCGAATAAAGATTTAATGGCGTTGCACGGGGCGGAACTACTAGCGGTAGCAAAAGATAATAAAGCAGATTTGTTTTACGAAGCAAGTGTAGCCGGAGGGATTCCAATTTTACGAAGTATCGTAGAAGGGCTTTCTTCAGATCTTATTACGAAAGTAATGGGAATTGTAAATGGAACGACTAATTTTATTTTGACGAAAATGTCAGATGAAGGGAGAGCATATAACGACGTGTTAAAAGAAGCCCAGCAACTTGGATTTGCAGAAGCGGATCCAACATCAGATGTAGAAGGTTTAGATGCAGCAAGAAAAATGACAATATTGGCTACCCTTGGTTTCTCTACAAATGTAGAGCTTGGAGATGTCAAGGTAAAAGGGATTACTTCTATTACAGAGGAAGATATCGAATACAGTAAGAGTTTAGGGTACACGATTAAACTAATCGGTCTTGCGAAGCGAGATGGTGAAAAATTAGAGGTTACAGTTGAACCGACTTTACTTCCAAATACACATCCTCTTGCGGCCGTGCAAAACGAATATAACGCTGTATATGTGTATGGTGAAGCAGTTGGAGAAACGATGTTTTATGGACCAGGTGCAGGAAGCTTACCGACAGCAACCGCTGTTGTTTCTGATTTAGTAGCTGTAATGCAAAACATTAGATTAGGAGTAACAGGAAATAGTGCTGTAGTTCCTCAATATCAAAAGGTATTAAAAGAGCCAGATGAAATTGTTGTATTTGCAAAAATTACTTCCTTATTCTCTGAGCGTGGTGTTAGCTTTGAAAAGATTATTCAAATGCCGCTTGAAGAGAAAGGAAAGGCTGAAATTGTCATTGTAACGCACCGTGCGTCTCTTGCTGATTATGATTATATTCTACATACGTTGCAAGGGTATGAAGAAATAGATTGTTTGAAAGCAAACTATCGAATTGAAGGGGATGCAAAGTAG
- a CDS encoding SGNH/GDSL hydrolase family protein has product MKIAFQNCVWYNYGQSMRAKRGFDMRSKVVKVILLITIASFCLFAYGFVSGVNDVLNPRASNLIKKTDVVAKEKKKTGTLQIVSLGDSLTRGVGDKEGIGYIGRMKEDLQKDYKQKVALTNLAVSGAKMPDLLKQIESNGAQYSIKQADVIVLTIGGNDLFPGWESLGKIDLETYRPDTETFQNEAKKIIEEIRKLNTDSPIFWLGLYNPFEDVEDLKGSSNIVVDWNASLEKLAINNKNVYITPTFDLFQNRGKDLLYSDHFHPNEVGYTYMADRLVQNVVSKLKLEQGGVK; this is encoded by the coding sequence GTGAAAATCGCTTTTCAAAATTGCGTTTGGTATAATTATGGACAATCTATGAGGGCTAAAAGGGGTTTTGATATGAGATCAAAAGTGGTAAAAGTAATTCTACTCATTACAATTGCATCTTTCTGTTTATTTGCATATGGCTTTGTTTCAGGTGTAAATGATGTATTAAATCCGAGAGCTTCAAATTTAATTAAAAAAACCGATGTAGTAGCAAAAGAGAAAAAGAAAACAGGAACGTTACAAATCGTTAGTTTAGGTGATTCATTAACACGCGGTGTTGGTGATAAAGAAGGAATTGGCTATATTGGACGAATGAAAGAAGATTTACAAAAAGATTATAAGCAAAAGGTTGCTTTAACGAACTTAGCTGTTAGTGGTGCGAAAATGCCTGACTTATTAAAACAAATTGAGAGTAATGGCGCTCAATATTCAATTAAACAAGCAGATGTAATCGTTTTAACGATTGGAGGAAATGATTTATTTCCGGGCTGGGAATCGCTTGGAAAGATAGATTTAGAAACATATCGTCCGGATACGGAAACATTCCAGAATGAAGCGAAGAAAATTATAGAAGAAATTCGTAAATTAAATACAGATAGCCCTATTTTTTGGCTAGGTTTATATAATCCTTTTGAAGATGTAGAAGATTTAAAGGGGTCTTCAAACATTGTTGTAGACTGGAATGCATCTTTAGAAAAGTTAGCGATAAATAATAAAAATGTGTATATTACACCGACATTTGATTTATTCCAAAATCGTGGGAAAGATTTATTATACTCCGATCATTTCCATCCGAATGAAGTAGGGTATACATATATGGCGGACCGATTAGTTCAAAATGTTGTAAGTAAATTAAAACTAGAACAAGGAGGGGTAAAATGA
- a CDS encoding LacI family DNA-binding transcriptional regulator, which produces MTNIRKIAELAGVSVSTVSRVLNNHPYVNEQKRKEILAIIEELNYTQNVNAIHLVKGKTNVIGVLLPHVNDQYYSAIIEGISKETAKNSYNMMLCQTNYSEEKELEILNMLKMKKLDGVIICSRTNSKEKLEEYTKFGPIVMCEEIDSKYISSVHVDYYKVFSQGMKNLIDAGHTRIGYCIGRSNSINSQRRKQAYEDSLQQIAVTPLETWKFKGCFTVEDGRNVIREWACMSVKPTAFLVSCNHIAAGMVTEAKKQGIRIPEDITIIGCDDQDVADILGITTISYSSKNVGVKAFELLYEKINDEQIDVKHVELLPEFVKRETT; this is translated from the coding sequence ATGACAAATATAAGAAAGATTGCTGAACTTGCTGGGGTATCTGTTTCAACTGTTTCACGTGTACTAAATAATCATCCTTATGTGAATGAACAGAAACGAAAAGAGATTTTAGCAATTATAGAAGAATTAAATTATACGCAAAATGTGAATGCAATTCATTTAGTGAAAGGAAAAACGAATGTAATTGGCGTTTTATTACCGCACGTAAATGATCAATATTATAGCGCTATTATTGAAGGCATATCGAAGGAAACAGCAAAGAACAGTTATAATATGATGCTTTGTCAGACGAATTATAGTGAGGAAAAAGAATTAGAAATTTTGAATATGTTAAAAATGAAAAAGCTTGATGGGGTTATTATATGTTCCCGGACAAATAGTAAGGAAAAGCTTGAAGAATATACGAAATTTGGTCCAATCGTTATGTGTGAGGAAATAGATTCAAAATACATTTCAAGTGTACATGTTGATTACTATAAAGTGTTTTCACAAGGGATGAAAAACTTAATAGATGCTGGTCATACACGTATTGGGTATTGCATTGGAAGAAGTAATAGCATTAATAGCCAAAGAAGAAAACAAGCATATGAAGATTCACTTCAACAGATTGCTGTAACACCGTTAGAGACCTGGAAGTTTAAAGGCTGTTTTACGGTGGAAGACGGGCGTAATGTAATTAGGGAATGGGCCTGTATGTCAGTAAAGCCAACTGCGTTTCTTGTATCTTGTAACCATATTGCAGCGGGAATGGTAACGGAGGCGAAAAAACAAGGAATTCGTATTCCAGAAGATATTACGATTATTGGTTGTGATGATCAAGATGTAGCAGACATTTTAGGTATTACGACGATTTCATATTCTAGTAAAAATGTTGGCGTGAAGGCATTTGAATTATTATATGAAAAGATTAATGATGAGCAAATAGATGTAAAGCACGTGGAGTTATTGCCAGAATTCGTAAAAAGGGAAACGACATAA
- a CDS encoding YjjG family noncanonical pyrimidine nucleotidase: MKKYKTLLFDVDDTLLDFQKAERIALRMLFEEKGIPLTSEIEAQYKKVNKGLWDDFEEGKINCDEVVNTRFSVLFKEYGQEVDGILFENNYRNYLEEGNQLIQGAFEFINQIESEYDLYIVTNGVSKTQYKRLRNAGLHSMFKDIFVSEDTGYQKPMKEYFDYVFERIPNFAPEEGLIIGDSLSADMRGGYVAGIDTCWFNPEKKLNDSKIVPTYEVQNFEELYVLLKQRV, encoded by the coding sequence ATGAAAAAATATAAAACACTATTATTTGATGTGGATGATACATTGTTAGATTTTCAAAAGGCTGAGAGGATAGCGTTACGTATGCTTTTTGAGGAGAAAGGAATTCCTCTAACTAGTGAGATTGAAGCGCAGTATAAAAAAGTTAATAAAGGTCTTTGGGATGATTTTGAAGAAGGTAAAATAAATTGTGATGAAGTAGTAAATACAAGATTTTCAGTTTTATTTAAAGAATATGGACAAGAAGTGGATGGGATATTATTTGAAAATAATTATCGCAACTACTTAGAAGAAGGGAATCAACTCATACAAGGTGCATTTGAATTTATAAATCAAATTGAAAGTGAGTATGATTTATATATAGTGACAAACGGTGTTTCGAAGACGCAATATAAACGTTTACGTAATGCAGGGTTACATTCAATGTTTAAAGATATTTTCGTTTCTGAAGATACAGGTTATCAAAAGCCAATGAAAGAGTATTTTGATTATGTTTTTGAAAGAATTCCTAATTTTGCTCCTGAAGAAGGGCTCATTATTGGGGATTCGTTAAGCGCTGATATGAGAGGTGGATATGTAGCGGGAATTGATACTTGTTGGTTTAATCCAGAAAAGAAATTAAATGATAGCAAGATTGTGCCGACATATGAAGTGCAAAATTTTGAAGAGTTATACGTGTTATTGAAGCAACGTGTGTAA
- a CDS encoding FMN-dependent NADH-azoreductase, with product MTKVLFVKANNRPAEQAVSVKLYEAFLASYKEAHPNDTVVELDLYKEELPYVGVDMINGTFKAGKGFDLTEEEAKAVAVADKYLNQFLEADKVVFGFPLWNLTIPAVLHTYIDYLNRAGKTFKYTPEGPVGLIGDKKIALLNARGGVYSEGPAAEVEMAVKYVASMMGFFGATNMETVVIEGHNQFPDKAEEIITAGLEEAAKVANKF from the coding sequence ATGACAAAAGTTTTATTCGTAAAAGCAAACAACCGTCCAGCGGAACAAGCAGTTAGTGTGAAATTATATGAAGCGTTTTTAGCAAGTTACAAAGAAGCGCATCCAAATGATACAGTAGTAGAACTTGATTTATATAAAGAAGAATTACCATACGTAGGCGTAGACATGATTAATGGTACATTCAAAGCAGGTAAAGGATTTGATTTAACAGAAGAAGAAGCAAAAGCAGTAGCAGTTGCTGATAAGTATTTAAATCAATTTTTAGAAGCTGATAAAGTTGTTTTCGGTTTCCCATTATGGAACTTAACGATTCCAGCAGTGTTACACACATATATTGATTATTTAAACCGTGCTGGTAAAACGTTTAAATATACGCCAGAAGGCCCAGTTGGTCTAATTGGAGATAAGAAGATTGCATTATTAAACGCGCGCGGCGGTGTATACTCTGAAGGTCCAGCAGCAGAAGTAGAAATGGCTGTTAAATATGTAGCAAGCATGATGGGCTTCTTCGGCGCAACAAACATGGAAACAGTAGTTATTGAAGGACATAACCAATTCCCAGATAAAGCGGAAGAAATCATTACGGCTGGTCTTGAAGAAGCAGCTAAAGTAGCAAATAAATTCTAA
- a CDS encoding chloride channel protein, whose protein sequence is MTNTKDMHYMLVLYGILLGSIVGATVWLFLVTINIGIHFIWEYLPTIFASPPYYTICVTTIGGILVGLTQKYFGTYPRLMPEVMGEYKKTGRIEYRFVHKATLTAIIVLIFGASLGPEAALVGIIGGLCTWVGDRFTFALKGMNGLTEVGIGATLSVIFNAPLFGYLAPNENEGEQINEFSKGKKAIVYLATTFAGFSVYLLLSKFDNRGSFIVDFGKGSLSLNEWIAFLPLASIGAIVGFFYFKLEFTLEKLIHPLKEYKLALGIIGGILLGITGTFLPYTLFSGEHQLKDLVVEWSHLSFWVLLLSGILKLCITAVCLNTGWRGGHIFPIIFAGSSIGYAIASIIPIDPIASVAVVTTAISSYALRKPIAITLLLLMFFPLNLLLPMLGAAAIGNAFPLPKNNEATNE, encoded by the coding sequence ATGACAAACACAAAGGACATGCACTATATGCTCGTCCTATACGGCATTCTTTTAGGCTCTATAGTAGGAGCAACAGTTTGGCTATTTTTAGTTACAATAAATATCGGCATTCACTTTATTTGGGAGTACTTACCTACTATTTTCGCTTCTCCCCCTTATTACACTATTTGCGTAACAACTATCGGTGGTATTCTCGTTGGTTTAACTCAAAAGTATTTCGGCACATATCCACGTCTTATGCCAGAAGTGATGGGTGAATATAAAAAAACAGGTAGAATTGAATACCGCTTTGTACATAAAGCTACTTTAACTGCGATTATCGTTTTAATCTTTGGAGCTAGTTTAGGTCCCGAGGCAGCACTTGTTGGTATTATCGGTGGACTTTGTACATGGGTAGGGGATCGCTTTACATTCGCCTTAAAAGGAATGAACGGACTAACAGAGGTTGGAATTGGCGCTACTTTAAGTGTAATTTTTAACGCGCCATTATTCGGTTATTTAGCTCCAAATGAAAATGAGGGTGAGCAAATTAACGAATTTTCTAAAGGAAAAAAAGCAATTGTATACTTAGCTACTACTTTCGCTGGTTTTTCCGTTTATTTATTACTTAGTAAATTCGATAATCGCGGATCCTTTATCGTTGATTTCGGAAAAGGTTCTCTTTCTCTCAATGAATGGATTGCCTTTCTCCCCCTTGCTAGTATTGGCGCTATAGTTGGATTCTTTTATTTCAAATTAGAGTTTACATTAGAGAAATTAATCCACCCCTTAAAAGAATATAAACTAGCACTTGGTATTATCGGTGGTATTTTATTAGGAATTACAGGCACGTTTCTCCCGTACACGTTATTCTCAGGAGAACATCAATTAAAAGATTTAGTCGTGGAATGGAGCCATTTATCCTTCTGGGTACTACTTCTTTCAGGGATTTTAAAATTATGTATTACTGCCGTTTGTTTAAATACAGGTTGGCGCGGCGGACATATTTTCCCAATCATATTTGCTGGATCTAGTATCGGATATGCTATAGCTTCCATTATCCCGATAGATCCAATCGCTTCGGTAGCCGTCGTCACGACAGCAATTTCAAGCTATGCATTAAGAAAACCAATTGCTATAACATTACTACTACTCATGTTTTTCCCGCTCAATTTGCTATTACCGATGCTTGGAGCGGCAGCAATTGGTAATGCATTTCCACTTCCTAAAAACAACGAAGCTACAAACGAATAA
- a CDS encoding response regulator: protein MKIKVLLVDDHTVVLKGLAFFLSTQEDIELVGEASNGKEALVKVGETNPDVVLMDLYMPEMDGVEATACIKKEYPDVKVIVLTSFSDQAHVLPALRAGASGYILKDVEPDQLVEAIRSAYKGNIQLHPDIANALLSQTLPVEEKEEEPSIQVDVLTARENEVLQLLAKGMSNKEIASVLVITEKTVKAHVSSILSKLHLSDRTQAALYAVKNGIV from the coding sequence GTGAAAATAAAAGTATTATTAGTTGATGATCATACAGTCGTTTTAAAAGGATTAGCATTTTTCTTAAGTACACAGGAAGATATAGAGTTAGTGGGAGAAGCAAGTAATGGGAAAGAGGCACTAGTGAAAGTAGGAGAGACAAATCCTGATGTTGTACTAATGGATTTATATATGCCCGAAATGGATGGTGTTGAAGCGACAGCGTGTATTAAAAAAGAATATCCGGATGTGAAAGTAATTGTATTGACTAGCTTTTCTGATCAGGCGCATGTGTTACCAGCATTAAGGGCTGGAGCAAGCGGGTATATTTTAAAAGATGTAGAACCGGATCAGCTTGTTGAAGCTATTCGAAGCGCATATAAAGGTAATATTCAATTACATCCAGATATAGCAAATGCTCTTCTCTCCCAAACGTTACCTGTGGAAGAAAAGGAAGAAGAGCCTTCTATTCAAGTAGATGTGCTAACAGCGAGAGAAAATGAAGTATTGCAGCTATTAGCGAAAGGGATGAGTAATAAAGAAATCGCTTCTGTTTTAGTTATTACAGAAAAAACAGTAAAAGCTCATGTAAGTAGTATTTTGAGTAAGTTGCATTTATCTGATCGCACGCAAGCGGCATTATATGCAGTGAAAAACGGAATTGTATAA
- the metA gene encoding homoserine O-acetyltransferase MetA has product MPIIIDKDLPARKVLQEENIFVMTKERAETQDIRALKIAILNLMPTKQETEAQLLRLIGNTPLQLDVHLLHMESHLSRNVAQEHLTSFYKTFRDIENEKFDGLIITGAPVETLSFEEVDYWEELKRIMEYSKTNVTSTLHICWGAQAGLYYHYGVPKYPLKEKMFGVFEHEVREQHVKLLQGFDELFFAPHSRHTEVRENDIRGVKELTLLANSEEAGVHLVIGPEGRQVFALGHSEYSCDTLKQEYERDRQKGLNIDVPKNYFKHNNPNEKPLVRWRSHGNLLFSNWLNYYVYQETPYVL; this is encoded by the coding sequence ATGCCGATCATAATTGATAAAGATTTACCAGCTCGCAAAGTATTGCAGGAGGAAAATATTTTTGTAATGACAAAAGAGCGAGCAGAAACACAAGATATCCGGGCATTGAAAATTGCTATATTAAATTTAATGCCTACGAAGCAAGAAACAGAAGCGCAATTACTTCGTTTAATTGGAAATACACCCTTGCAATTAGATGTTCATTTACTTCATATGGAATCACATTTGTCCCGTAATGTAGCACAGGAACATTTAACAAGTTTTTATAAAACATTCCGTGATATTGAGAATGAGAAATTTGATGGACTCATTATTACAGGAGCACCAGTTGAAACCCTTTCTTTTGAAGAGGTAGATTATTGGGAAGAACTTAAACGTATTATGGAGTATTCAAAAACGAATGTAACATCTACGCTTCATATTTGCTGGGGAGCACAGGCTGGTTTGTATTATCATTATGGCGTTCCAAAGTATCCTCTTAAGGAAAAAATGTTTGGTGTATTTGAACATGAAGTCCGTGAGCAACATGTGAAATTGTTACAAGGGTTTGATGAATTGTTTTTCGCCCCGCATTCTCGTCATACAGAAGTACGAGAGAATGATATTAGAGGAGTGAAAGAATTAACATTGTTAGCAAACTCTGAAGAGGCAGGTGTTCACCTTGTTATTGGACCGGAAGGAAGGCAAGTGTTTGCGCTTGGGCATAGTGAATATAGTTGTGATACGTTAAAGCAAGAATACGAACGGGACCGCCAAAAAGGGTTAAATATTGATGTGCCGAAAAACTATTTTAAACATAATAATCCAAATGAGAAGCCACTTGTACGGTGGAGGAGCCATGGGAATCTATTATTCTCTAATTGGCTGAATTATTACGTGTATCAAGAAACCCCTTATGTATTATAA
- a CDS encoding YczE/YyaS/YitT family protein has protein sequence MFRFKLEYIFFIGGLLILAIGINMMTTITSFGLSPYDSFFIALYQNFGISIGFWIFMINFAFTLIVLFWNKKEITIGTIVTMVLISLFVDWIGSTTTIMDAIRSLPKYITLICGNLFVGAGIGLYVSTNLCAAPQEAFVLTVAEKKKWTFRRTEISLAFLFLTLSFLLDGPIYFGTIILSFTTGWIIQAFIQVGTHSLNRKEPIKQAA, from the coding sequence ATGTTTCGATTCAAATTAGAATATATATTTTTCATTGGCGGTCTACTCATTCTCGCCATCGGTATTAATATGATGACGACCATTACTTCCTTTGGACTTAGCCCTTATGATTCCTTCTTTATTGCACTATATCAAAATTTCGGGATAAGTATCGGTTTTTGGATTTTCATGATTAACTTCGCTTTTACACTTATCGTACTCTTTTGGAATAAAAAAGAAATAACAATTGGTACTATCGTAACGATGGTTCTTATTTCTCTTTTTGTTGATTGGATTGGTTCCACTACAACTATTATGGATGCTATCCGCTCTCTTCCAAAATATATAACACTTATTTGCGGAAATCTATTCGTTGGAGCTGGAATTGGTCTTTACGTCTCTACAAATCTTTGCGCAGCGCCTCAAGAAGCTTTCGTTTTAACGGTTGCTGAGAAGAAAAAATGGACGTTTAGAAGAACAGAGATTTCATTAGCTTTTTTATTTTTAACGTTAAGTTTCTTATTAGACGGGCCCATTTATTTCGGTACAATCATCTTATCCTTTACAACTGGCTGGATTATTCAAGCATTTATTCAAGTTGGCACGCACAGTTTAAATAGAAAAGAACCTATTAAGCAAGCCGCTTAA
- a CDS encoding transcriptional regulator YeiL — MKVSKNSEEISHYIQTYNFHTLFSFDILPYAELHSFQKREKICNEGVDVPYLYYLISGKAKIYMSHKNGKVSLINFIQAPSFIGELGLIGVESVTKTVEVMEDCICLALPLKDCQHILLQDAIFLQKLCKFIGEKTITRTESYAKNNSYPFENRLAAFILLTEQNNSYTEKHTEASEYLNVSYRHLLYVLNQFCQQNYLKKDGRTYYIQDRNQLEKLADELKI, encoded by the coding sequence ATGAAAGTCAGTAAAAATAGTGAAGAAATCTCTCATTACATACAAACTTACAACTTCCATACTCTTTTTTCTTTTGACATTTTACCGTATGCTGAACTACATTCCTTTCAGAAGAGAGAAAAAATATGTAATGAAGGGGTTGATGTTCCTTATCTTTATTACTTAATTTCTGGGAAAGCAAAAATATATATGAGTCACAAAAACGGAAAGGTCTCCTTAATTAACTTTATTCAAGCACCTTCGTTCATTGGGGAATTAGGATTAATTGGCGTAGAATCCGTCACGAAAACGGTGGAAGTAATGGAAGATTGTATATGCTTAGCGCTTCCTCTTAAAGATTGTCAGCATATTTTATTACAAGATGCTATTTTTCTACAGAAACTATGCAAATTTATCGGTGAAAAAACAATTACCCGAACAGAAAGTTATGCCAAAAATAATAGTTATCCGTTCGAAAATCGATTAGCAGCGTTTATTCTATTAACAGAACAAAATAACAGTTATACAGAAAAACATACCGAGGCTTCGGAATATTTAAATGTTAGCTACCGTCACCTTTTATATGTATTAAATCAATTTTGCCAACAAAATTATTTAAAGAAAGATGGAAGAACCTATTACATACAAGATCGCAATCAATTAGAAAAACTTGCTGATGAGTTAAAAATATAA
- a CDS encoding bifunctional O-acetylhomoserine aminocarboxypropyltransferase/cysteine synthase has product MGESWGKGTICVQGGYTPKNGEPRVLPLYQSTTYKYDTSDDLAALFNLEAEGYIYTRIGNPTLAAFEQKLAELEGGVGAVATASGQAAIMLAVLNICSSGDHLLCSSTVYGGTFNLFGVSLRKLGIDVTFFNPNLTADEIVALANDKTKLVYAESLGNPAMNVLNFKEFSDAAKELEVPFIVDNTLATPYLCQAFEHGANIIVHSTTKYIDGHASSLGGIVIDGGNFDWTNGKYPELVEPDPSYHGVSYVQNFGAAAYIVKARVQLLRDYGNCMSPFNAYISNIGLETLHLRMERHSENALAVAKWLADHERIEWVNYPGLDSNENYSLAQKYLKKGASGVLTFGIKGGLEAAKEFIANVKLATLVTHVADARTCVIHPASTTHRQLSAEDQRLAGVTSDLIRLSVGIEDVSDIIADLEAALVGGKQHADHN; this is encoded by the coding sequence ATGGGAGAATCATGGGGGAAAGGAACGATTTGTGTGCAAGGTGGCTATACGCCAAAGAATGGAGAACCGCGTGTTTTACCGCTTTATCAAAGCACGACGTATAAATATGATACTTCGGATGATTTAGCAGCATTATTTAATTTAGAGGCAGAAGGATATATTTATACGCGTATTGGTAATCCTACTTTAGCTGCATTTGAGCAAAAGCTGGCGGAATTAGAGGGCGGTGTAGGGGCTGTTGCAACAGCTTCTGGGCAGGCTGCTATTATGCTCGCCGTTTTAAATATTTGTAGTAGCGGAGACCACTTGCTTTGTTCTTCCACAGTTTATGGCGGGACGTTTAATTTATTTGGGGTGAGTTTGCGTAAGCTTGGTATTGATGTTACGTTCTTTAATCCGAATTTAACTGCTGATGAAATTGTGGCCCTTGCTAATGATAAAACGAAACTCGTTTATGCAGAATCGCTAGGAAATCCAGCGATGAACGTTTTAAATTTCAAAGAGTTTTCAGATGCAGCGAAAGAGCTAGAAGTACCTTTTATCGTGGATAATACATTAGCAACTCCTTATTTATGCCAAGCATTTGAACACGGAGCAAATATTATCGTTCATTCTACGACGAAATATATTGATGGTCATGCAAGTTCTTTGGGCGGCATTGTCATTGATGGAGGAAACTTCGATTGGACAAATGGAAAATATCCTGAACTTGTTGAACCGGATCCAAGTTATCATGGCGTAAGTTACGTTCAAAATTTTGGAGCGGCAGCTTATATTGTGAAGGCACGTGTTCAATTATTAAGAGACTATGGAAACTGTATGAGCCCATTTAATGCGTATATTAGCAATATTGGCTTAGAAACATTGCATTTACGAATGGAGCGTCATAGTGAAAATGCTCTCGCAGTTGCTAAATGGCTTGCTGATCATGAACGTATTGAATGGGTGAATTATCCGGGATTAGATAGTAATGAAAATTATTCGTTAGCACAAAAGTATTTGAAAAAAGGTGCGAGTGGTGTTTTAACATTCGGCATTAAGGGAGGATTAGAAGCAGCAAAAGAATTTATCGCAAATGTAAAACTAGCAACTCTTGTAACGCATGTAGCTGATGCACGAACTTGCGTTATACATCCTGCTAGTACAACGCATAGACAATTAAGTGCTGAAGATCAACGTTTAGCTGGCGTCACATCAGATTTAATTCGTTTATCAGTTGGCATAGAAGATGTTTCTGATATTATTGCAGATTTAGAAGCAGCGCTAGTCGGAGGCAAACAACATGCCGATCATAATTGA